A genomic stretch from Marinimicrobium sp. C6131 includes:
- a CDS encoding GGDEF domain-containing protein: MVLLFALISVALMAWQHWGMNLVMPIASENGNPGWVEDDRSENGNSIVQYQQNDAYHMQCEIRTAITYPFCNLFTALNPEDRGVDLTQYTTLHLDLSHQSSTRDSLRVYLNHFFAPEDQIWFPYKSNQQVINPREGRHSYTLKLDEFYVPPWWVYASDLPPKQTTPQLTNVRHLVLSTGDSSIPREVSLILHHAELRGKRISANALYRGLIWAWMLMALLYFSYRAIRYSREARTKHAETEQLRSLNRLLDLKSKRFEDLATHDPLTGLYNRAGLRPHLQEAVADYKRKQQPFSILMIDLDHFKPINDTYGHEEGDRILAAFARMVSDRCRQSDIPARWGGEEFVVVCKNSTAEAAGVLAEDLCRATREARLGEGYVVTCSIGVAQARGPDVGALFRSADEALYRAKNGGRDQVMTSS, encoded by the coding sequence ATGGTCCTGCTGTTCGCGCTCATCAGCGTTGCGTTGATGGCCTGGCAGCACTGGGGAATGAACCTGGTCATGCCCATCGCGTCAGAGAACGGCAATCCCGGCTGGGTGGAGGATGACCGCTCCGAGAATGGAAACTCCATTGTGCAGTACCAGCAGAACGACGCCTATCACATGCAATGCGAAATACGCACTGCCATCACCTATCCGTTTTGCAACCTGTTTACCGCCCTTAACCCCGAAGACCGAGGTGTGGATCTCACGCAATACACCACCCTGCACCTGGACCTGTCGCACCAGTCGTCGACTCGAGACAGTCTGCGTGTATACCTGAACCACTTCTTTGCGCCCGAAGATCAGATCTGGTTTCCCTACAAAAGCAACCAGCAGGTGATCAACCCCCGTGAGGGACGCCACTCTTACACGCTCAAGCTGGACGAGTTTTACGTTCCGCCCTGGTGGGTCTATGCCAGTGACCTGCCACCGAAGCAAACCACTCCGCAGTTGACCAACGTTCGTCACCTGGTGCTGTCTACCGGCGACAGCTCGATCCCTCGTGAGGTGAGCCTGATTCTTCATCACGCCGAACTGAGAGGCAAACGAATTTCCGCCAATGCCCTGTATCGAGGCCTCATCTGGGCCTGGATGCTGATGGCGCTGCTGTATTTTTCCTATCGCGCCATTCGGTACAGTCGCGAGGCCAGGACCAAGCACGCTGAAACCGAACAGCTCCGCTCCCTCAACCGGTTGCTGGACCTGAAGAGCAAACGGTTTGAAGACCTGGCGACCCATGACCCCCTGACCGGGCTGTACAACCGCGCCGGGCTTCGCCCGCACCTTCAGGAAGCCGTAGCCGACTACAAGAGAAAGCAGCAACCTTTTTCGATATTGATGATCGACCTGGATCACTTCAAGCCGATCAATGATACCTACGGTCATGAAGAGGGCGACCGTATTCTGGCGGCCTTTGCCCGCATGGTTTCCGATCGGTGCCGGCAGAGTGACATACCCGCTCGCTGGGGTGGGGAGGAATTTGTGGTGGTGTGCAAGAACTCCACCGCTGAAGCGGCCGGGGTGTTGGCGGAAGACCTTTGTCGGGCGACCCGGGAAGCCAGACTGGGGGAGGGCTATGTCGTCACTTGCTCAATCGGGGTTGCCCAGGCTCGCGGCCCCGATGTGGGAGCGTTGTTCCGAAGCGCGGATGAGGCATTATACCGGGCGAAAAACGGTGGGCGCGATCAGGTGATGACAAGTTCATGA